Proteins from one Panthera leo isolate Ple1 chromosome D1, P.leo_Ple1_pat1.1, whole genome shotgun sequence genomic window:
- the CD3D gene encoding T-cell surface glycoprotein CD3 delta chain: MEHSSFLAGLTLSVLLSQVSPYKISVEELEDKVLLSCNTSIIWMEGTMGTLFRNDTNLDLGKRILDPRGVYTCKRPDEQDKIPYTQVYYRMCQNCVELDSGTLAGIIITDIIATLLLALGVYCFAGYETGRLSKAADTQALLGNDQLYQPLRDRNDAQYSHLGENWPRKK, from the exons ATGGAACACTCCAGTTTTCTGGCCGGCCTGACactgtctgtccttctctcccaaG tgAGTCCCTACAAGATATCCGTGGAGGAACTGGAGGACAAGGTGTTGCTGAGTTGTAACACCAGCATCATATGGATGGAGGGAACGATGGGAACGCTATTTCGCAACGATACAAATCTGGACCTGGGAAAACGCATCCTGGACCCACGAGGAGTGTATACGTGCAAGAGGCCAGACGAACAAGACAAGATACCTTACACGCAAGTATATTATCGAA TGTGTCAGAACTGTGTGGAACTGGACTCAGGCACCCTGGCCGGCATCATCATCACGGACATAATCGCCACTCTTCTCCTCGCTTTGGGGGTCTATTGCTTTGCGGGATATGAGACCGGAAGGCTCTCTAAGG CCGCTGACACTCAAGCTCTCCTGGGAAATGACCAGCTCTATCAG CCCCTGCGAGATCGGAATGATGCTCAGTACAGTCATCTTGGTGAAAACTGGCCTCGGAAGAAGTGA